One window of the Candidatus Ryanbacteria bacterium CG10_big_fil_rev_8_21_14_0_10_43_42 genome contains the following:
- the nusA gene encoding transcription termination/antitermination protein NusA (modifies transcription through interactions with RNA polymerase affecting elongation, readthrough, termination, and antitermination), with amino-acid sequence MLDQLAEEKGISKEKVLETIEMALAAAYKKDYGRKSQIIRAELDAATGAVIFSQIKIVVDETLVKTEEEIEAEEETHTEEDPTKQDEALRRSGRKNKEYEMEDLPKEGEEKRIRFNAERHIMLSDARAIKKDAELHDELVFPLETHDDYGRIAAQTAKQVIIQRIREAEREAVFDEFQDREGEIISGIVQRIEGKNVYVDLGRTTALLAPEEQVVQERYRIGERMKALLFSVDREAKGPSLRLSRSHPRFVMKLFELEVPEIANGAVEIKAIAREAGARSKIAVVSHEDGVDPVGSCVGQKGVRVSTVIAELGGEKIDIIEWDEDPMRFISNAVAPAKALEVILSEEERSAKVMVGGDQLSLAIGKGGQNVRLAAKLTGWKIDVRSKDGSSPEDVFVGEADEEDDISLASDSTEDPDDSSEEEKE; translated from the coding sequence ATGCTCGATCAGCTTGCCGAGGAAAAAGGTATTTCCAAGGAAAAAGTGCTTGAGACCATAGAAATGGCATTGGCGGCGGCGTATAAAAAAGATTATGGCAGAAAAAGCCAGATCATACGCGCCGAGCTTGATGCCGCCACCGGTGCGGTGATATTTTCGCAGATAAAAATTGTTGTCGACGAAACGCTGGTAAAAACAGAAGAAGAAATTGAAGCCGAAGAAGAAACTCATACGGAGGAGGATCCGACAAAACAAGACGAGGCATTGCGCCGTTCCGGAAGAAAAAATAAAGAATACGAAATGGAAGACCTCCCGAAAGAAGGGGAAGAGAAGCGTATTCGGTTTAATGCGGAGCGTCATATCATGCTTTCGGACGCCCGTGCCATAAAAAAAGACGCGGAATTGCATGATGAGCTCGTATTTCCCTTGGAAACCCATGATGATTATGGACGCATCGCGGCTCAAACCGCAAAGCAGGTTATCATTCAGCGCATTCGTGAGGCGGAGCGGGAGGCGGTGTTTGATGAATTTCAGGACCGGGAGGGAGAAATTATTTCCGGCATAGTACAGCGTATCGAAGGAAAAAACGTATATGTTGATTTAGGGCGTACCACGGCACTCTTGGCTCCCGAAGAACAGGTGGTGCAGGAACGGTATCGCATCGGAGAGCGTATGAAAGCACTTTTGTTTTCGGTGGATCGGGAAGCAAAAGGACCGTCTCTTCGCTTGTCGCGCTCGCATCCCCGATTTGTTATGAAATTATTTGAGCTGGAAGTCCCCGAAATTGCAAACGGAGCGGTGGAAATTAAAGCAATCGCCCGCGAGGCAGGGGCTCGATCAAAAATTGCGGTTGTGTCTCACGAAGATGGCGTGGATCCGGTTGGTTCTTGTGTGGGACAAAAGGGCGTGCGGGTCAGTACCGTTATTGCGGAGTTGGGCGGTGAAAAGATAGATATCATCGAATGGGATGAGGATCCTATGCGATTTATCTCCAATGCTGTTGCTCCTGCAAAGGCGCTGGAGGTTATTCTTTCAGAAGAGGAGCGTTCCGCTAAAGTGATGGTGGGAGGAGATCAGCTATCTCTTGCAATCGGAAAGGGCGGACAGAATGTACGCTTGGCGGCAAAACTGACCGGATGGAAAATTGATGTGCGTTCAAAGGACGGAAGTTCTCCGGAAGACGTATTTGTCGGCGAGGCGGACGAAGAGGATGACATATCTTTAGCGTCTGACTCTACGGAAGACCCGGACGATTCTTCGGAAGAAGAGAAAGAATAA